The nucleotide window GGGTACGATACTGGCTACCCCGCTACCCGCCGCTGCATTACGTTGTATAGGCTGTGCTGTCGCCATCCATCCACCAGCACGAACGTGCTCAGCAGTTCCCAGCCCGATGGATGCGCAAGTTCCTTACGGGTTCTATTCCCACCCCTAGTAAAATAAGCCCTGCTATGTAGAAGGGTTTCTGCCTACGTAGGTGAACTACCTGTTAGTTGAACTGCTTGGCGTGGTCTACCACGGTGTCCAGAACCGTTGGATCAGATGACAGGTCCACATGCTCGACGAACGTTTTGAGCTTGGTATTGGCGGCAAGGGCGGTCATGAATGGGGTGTAGTTCTCGGCTTGCATGGTGCGGGCCATGACGAAGGCAGCGGTCTTTATCCCTAAGAAGCGAGCCAGCTTCTGCTATAGGACGGGCTTTCCGAACCCATTAGCATATCCGCTTACCAGCACGTTGGGCGGGCTTTTCCATGGCACGGTAGTCCGTCAGCAAGTAATTGGTTAGGGCTACGGCAAAGAAGGAGACGAAGTAACGCCGGGCATTAGGCTGCTTGAGTGCGCCCGTCAGCCAGGGCAACACGAGCAGCGCGGGCAAGAAGGGCGTTTCCACCTGTCCGTGTACGCGAAAGGGAACCACGCGCCTTAGCGCCAGCGGCTGGTCTGTCAGGGTGTTGAGCAGGCCCTGGGTGCCGGCAAAGGCATAGCACAGCGTCCGGGCGGGGCCGTGCAGGTTGAACAGGCTAGGTGCCAGCGCCTGTAGAGCTACAAAACCATAGTCGATAGCCCCGTGCGCACGGGGGCCGATTGGGGGAGACGCCATAAAAAGAAAGTCGTTGGTCTATTTTCCCAACGCTGCCCCAACCGGCAGGTTATAGCCCAGCTTAGGGGCCGCTGCTTCACTTAGGAAGAAAGCTGGCCCATACGGATATTTGCCCTGCTCTTGGAACACATTCTTCTGTACAGACTTTTTGGTCATGACCTTTCCTAAACGGTTGAAGGCCCTGCAACTGGTTTTCTGCGGCTTCCTGTTCTGCGGCCTGCTACCCGCTACGCCGGGCGTTAGCCAACAGGGCTTCCCGCGCTACTACGAGTACCTGGGGCTGCTCAGCAAAGCTGATTCCCTGACCAAGGTCCGCCAGTACCGTCTGGCCGCTGCCCTCTACGGGCAGGCCGCCCGCGTCAGGATCGAGCGGGCATTCCCATCCCGCCCGCCGAAAGCCGGTACCAGGCCGCCCGGGCCTGGGCACAGGCCTCGGTGACGGACAGTGCCTTTTCCTACCTGCAGATGATGGCCCGGCAGGAATTCACCCTTGCCGATACGCTGCGGCAGGATGCGCAGCTGCAGCCCCTGCACGCCGATGCCCGCTGGCCTGCTCTGCTTATACATGTCGAGCGCAACGCTACCCGGCAAACCCGGCTGGCCCAGCTTTACCGGGAGCGGACGACGTTCACCGGCCCTGCGGAGGAAATCGTCTTCACCCCACCCCAGGCGTACGTGCGGCAGTTTATTTATAACGACACGCTGGCCCTTACCTCCATCAACTACGCCAACTTCCGCCTGTTCTTTCGGGGCAACTCCTACACGGCCGCGCACTTGCCTGAGCTCAAAACTGAGTTGGCTACTGCCTGGCCGCGCATCCTGAGCGTACTCCAGGTGTCTGCCTACCACAAGGGCGTATACCTGACGCTCGTCGATTCGAAGCAGGAACTAAAGGAACTGACGGGCCTGAGCCCGGCTGGCGGTTTTGCCCTGGTCGGGCAGGATGCCATCTTTCTGGTTAACACCCCCACGCGGCGCCTGCAGGCCAGGCACGAAGTATTTCACCTGCTCGCCAATGAGGTTTGGGGCGTTACGCAGTCGCGCCTGCTCAACGAGGGAGGAGCCGTGTACTGCGATAATGAATGCTGGTACGAGAATGCCATCTACAGCATCAACGCCTACCTGCTGCAAACGGGGAAGCTGTTGCCTTTGGCCCGTCTGATCAATGACTTTGACAATGCAGCGCGTACGGAACAGGTGGCCGCCTACCTGCAAAGCGCCGGGCTGTTTAAGTACCTCTACGAGCAGTACGGCGTCGAGAAAATGAAAAGGCTCTGGCTCGAAGGCTTCGAAAAATTCCCTGTTATCTACGGCTTCCCCGTGAGCCGGCTGGAAAAGGAATGGAAGGCTTATATCCGCAAGATTGCTTTGCCCAAGCATATGGACTGGACGAAAGTCAGCCAGCAAGGCTGCGGCTAATAGACGTATCTTTTCTTCCATTCATTCCACGGCGTTGCCGGCCGCATGCCGCAGGCGCTTGTTAGAAAGCAGCTTGGTGGAGTTATAGGGACTGTCTGCGCCCAGTCATCATCAGGGAAGAGGGAAAACAATATTTACCGATAGAGACGGCGGTTTGAACGACCAGGTTAGTTGATTCAACGGAAACTGGACCACAGCACAGCACGGGCCGAAAGCCCAGCCGTACTAGAGGTACCGTTCTTCGTTGCCCCACCTACCCGTGACTAGCATTCTATCCAGCTCTGCGGCCGAGGCCGAAGCCCAGCTTGTGCAGCGGCTCTATGCCCGCGACGAGGCTGCTATGACCTTTTTCTATACAAATTACCGCGTGGCCCTGCATCGGGTCATTCTACGTGTCGTCAAAAGCCCGGAACTGGCGGAGGATGTACTGCAGGAAAGCATGCTCAAATTTTGGCAGAGCTTCGCTCACTACGATGCCACCCGAAGCCGGCTCTTCACCTGGGCGCTAACCATCTGCCAGCACCAGGCCATCGACACGCTTCGGCTCAGGGCCAACCGTGAATGGGCTAAAAGCACGGATATCACCGAGTGCGCACCCGTCCGGCAACTGGTGACGCCCGCCGCCAGCATGCTCAGCGCTGATTTGGCTACCTGCTTGGCGCGCCTGAAGCCCATTTACAAGGAAGTGCTGCAGTACCGCTTGCAGCAGCAGATGACCCTGGAGGAAATTGCCGAGTTCCTGGATATGCCAGTGGGTACCGTCAAAAACCGCAGCCGGGTAGCCATGCACCGCCTGTTGCTGATCTGGCAGAGCAGCTAGCAAGACGCCGTCAGCGCTGAACTTCGGAGCATTATTGCCCGAGTAAGTTAGTGCTCCTGGCTCAGGGCTGATTTTCTGCGGCCTTCTATACCAGTTAGCATCCTGGTGGCCACCGTCACCATCTTTCTGGTCGCGCATTGCGGGCAGAGTGGCCACAGATACAGCGGGCCTACCCAAACTATGCATGTTTGCCCGGTAAGTAGAAACGTGGATAAACGGCGTATCCAGCCCCATAGATTAGATGCAAAGACCGTCAACAAGACGAGTCTATGTTTTATTTCTGTATACTACTATGTATAACAAGGTTCTATTTGTATGTTTGTAGCGAGCTGCCTGGGTCGGAGCTTTCAGCCACCTGATTATTTGCTCTGCTGGACTGCTGCTACGGTTTGCAGCAGCCCCAGGTACCCACTCACCGCCACATTCACCGCCATTCTACTTTCCTTCTTCTTTCCACCAAGCCATGAAAACTTACCGGTATCCTTTCTTCTTTCGCGCCATTGCCGTTGCTTTGCTTTTGCTGCTTGGCAGCGTAGGAGCCAGCCAGGCCCAATCTACTCCCGACAGCGTTGACCAGCTCGTGCAAAGCGCCATGCAGCAGTTACGCATCCCGGGCTTGCAACTGGCGGTGGTGCGGCACGGCCAGATTGTGAAGCTGGGCAATTACGGCGTGGCTAACGTACAGGACTCAGTGCCGGTCACCACGCAGACGCGCTTTTTCCTGAACTCCATCACCAAGGCCTTCGTGGGTGTGGCCGTGATGCAGCTGGTGGAAGCCGGCAAGCTCGACGTGGGCGCGCCGGTAGGGCGCTACCTGCCCGAGCTGCCCGCCGCCTGGCACCCGGTCACCGTGCGGCAACTGCTCACGCACACCTCCGGGCTGCCCGATATCATGCCCGAGGATGCGCTAGTAACCGAAAACAACGAAAAAGCGGCCTGGGCCCAGGTGCAAACCCAGCCGCTGGACTTTGCGGCCGGCCAAAAGTTCGCCTACAACCAAACCAATTACCTGCTGCTGGGCCAGCTCA belongs to Hymenobacter sp. J193 and includes:
- a CDS encoding peptidase MA family metallohydrolase; the encoded protein is MMARQEFTLADTLRQDAQLQPLHADARWPALLIHVERNATRQTRLAQLYRERTTFTGPAEEIVFTPPQAYVRQFIYNDTLALTSINYANFRLFFRGNSYTAAHLPELKTELATAWPRILSVLQVSAYHKGVYLTLVDSKQELKELTGLSPAGGFALVGQDAIFLVNTPTRRLQARHEVFHLLANEVWGVTQSRLLNEGGAVYCDNECWYENAIYSINAYLLQTGKLLPLARLINDFDNAARTEQVAAYLQSAGLFKYLYEQYGVEKMKRLWLEGFEKFPVIYGFPVSRLEKEWKAYIRKIALPKHMDWTKVSQQGCG
- a CDS encoding RNA polymerase sigma factor; this encodes MTSILSSSAAEAEAQLVQRLYARDEAAMTFFYTNYRVALHRVILRVVKSPELAEDVLQESMLKFWQSFAHYDATRSRLFTWALTICQHQAIDTLRLRANREWAKSTDITECAPVRQLVTPAASMLSADLATCLARLKPIYKEVLQYRLQQQMTLEEIAEFLDMPVGTVKNRSRVAMHRLLLIWQSS